From one Thalassospira lucentensis genomic stretch:
- the grxD gene encoding Grx4 family monothiol glutaredoxin, translating into MTDNPVFDRIQKDINDNDVVLFMKGTSMFPQCGFSAAVVQVLAELGAPFKDINVLVDPAIRQGIKDFSNWPTIPQLYVKGEFVGGCDIVREMYASGELAQHLKDKGVAVAA; encoded by the coding sequence ATGACCGACAATCCGGTTTTTGATCGCATCCAGAAAGACATCAACGATAACGACGTCGTTCTGTTCATGAAGGGCACCTCGATGTTCCCGCAATGCGGTTTCTCGGCCGCCGTCGTGCAGGTCCTTGCCGAACTCGGCGCGCCGTTCAAGGACATCAACGTTCTGGTCGACCCGGCAATCCGCCAGGGCATCAAGGACTTCTCGAACTGGCCGACCATTCCGCAGCTTTACGTCAAAGGCGAATTCGTTGGCGGTTGCGACATCGTTCGTGAAATGTATGCCTCGGGCGAACTGGCCCAGCACCTGAAAGACAAGGGCGTTGCTGTCGCTGCCTGA
- the rarD gene encoding EamA family transporter RarD, whose translation MTSSQKPALIGAGPLAGLGAFVIWGFLGFYFKIIDFASPFEILAHRILWSAILTLTLVFVLKRRARLWELLSSRRTMGLLFLSSLLIAGNWVIYIWSVHIGHALEASLGYYIMPLIMLILGRIFFGEKLNRIQIVSVLVCFAGVLNLLVFFGSLPWIALSLSLLFGFYGVIRKFVPADPIAGLFIECLLLSPMAFGYLVWLGMSGNMAFGNLGIGNDILLISLGAVTTIPLVLFAFAARNMKFSALGLMQYLNPTIQFFVAVLLLGETFTGAHMITYALVWIGLGIFTWDNLRTARQLRRKS comes from the coding sequence ATGACATCATCCCAAAAACCGGCTTTGATCGGTGCCGGACCACTGGCCGGGCTTGGTGCCTTTGTCATCTGGGGCTTTCTGGGCTTCTATTTCAAAATCATCGATTTCGCGAGCCCGTTTGAAATTCTCGCCCATCGCATTCTATGGTCCGCGATCCTGACATTAACGCTGGTTTTTGTTCTGAAACGTCGCGCCCGGTTGTGGGAACTGCTGTCATCCAGGCGCACCATGGGGCTTTTGTTTCTGAGCAGCCTGCTGATTGCCGGGAACTGGGTAATTTATATCTGGTCGGTTCATATCGGGCATGCGCTTGAGGCCAGCCTTGGCTATTATATCATGCCGCTGATTATGCTGATCCTTGGCCGCATCTTCTTTGGCGAAAAACTCAATCGCATACAGATCGTCTCCGTACTGGTCTGCTTTGCCGGGGTTCTGAATCTTCTGGTGTTTTTCGGCTCCCTGCCCTGGATCGCGCTTAGCCTGTCTTTGCTGTTCGGCTTTTACGGGGTGATCCGCAAATTTGTCCCGGCTGACCCGATTGCCGGGCTTTTTATCGAATGTCTGCTGCTATCCCCAATGGCATTTGGCTATCTGGTCTGGCTCGGCATGTCGGGCAATATGGCCTTCGGCAATCTGGGAATCGGCAATGATATTTTGCTGATATCGCTTGGCGCGGTAACGACAATTCCGCTGGTGCTGTTTGCCTTTGCTGCCCGGAACATGAAGTTTTCCGCTCTTGGCCTGATGCAATATCTCAACCCGACGATCCAGTTCTTCGTCGCGGTGTTGCTGCTTGGCGAAACCTTTACCGGGGCACATATGATAACCTATGCGCTGGTGTGGATCGGACTTGGCATTTTTACATGGGATAATCTGCGGACCGCACGGCAATTGCGCCGCAAGAGTTGA
- a CDS encoding BolA family protein — translation MAMEAHEIETMIKEALPDAQVRIEDLRGDGDHYAAIVVSESFRGKTRVMQHQMIYSALKGKMGGELHALALQTSAPE, via the coding sequence ATGGCGATGGAAGCCCACGAAATCGAAACGATGATCAAGGAAGCCCTTCCCGATGCACAGGTCCGCATCGAGGATCTGCGCGGTGATGGCGACCATTATGCTGCAATCGTTGTATCCGAATCCTTCCGCGGCAAAACCCGCGTGATGCAGCACCAGATGATCTATTCCGCACTCAAGGGCAAAATGGGCGGCGAACTGCACGCCCTTGCACTGCAGACATCTGCACCGGAATAA
- a CDS encoding glyoxalase superfamily protein codes for MSQTSQNLSVKPEQTSADLAKIGSGDLAGMLKAQAKRLRNALASRNLTVSRAGSLELLAQSHGFRDWNTAIAMTRKREPVRIADLGIGKRFAGSYLGHAVCGQIRGVTKTPVGGVYRIEVHLDRPVDVVTSERFSALRQRIASRINEDCEPVLANGTRGPGLSVDLLL; via the coding sequence ATGAGCCAAACTTCTCAAAACCTGTCCGTAAAACCGGAGCAGACATCAGCCGATTTAGCGAAAATTGGATCGGGTGATCTCGCCGGTATGCTCAAGGCACAGGCGAAACGCCTGCGCAACGCACTTGCCAGCCGTAACCTGACGGTTTCCCGCGCCGGCAGCCTTGAACTTCTGGCGCAAAGCCACGGTTTTCGTGACTGGAACACTGCGATTGCAATGACGCGCAAACGCGAACCGGTTCGGATCGCCGATCTTGGTATCGGTAAACGGTTTGCCGGGTCCTATCTGGGGCACGCAGTGTGCGGGCAAATTCGTGGTGTCACCAAAACCCCGGTCGGCGGTGTCTACCGGATCGAAGTCCATCTGGATCGACCGGTTGATGTCGTGACATCGGAACGTTTCAGCGCCCTGCGACAACGCATTGCTTCGCGGATCAACGAGGATTGCGAACCCGTACTTGCCAATGGTACGCGCGGCCCCGGTCTTTCGGTTGATTTGCTGCTGTGA
- a CDS encoding PIN domain-containing protein: MDALFSIGMILVVSIFSFGHRSAQDSFGLGGSIFLHVPTGDLMRHLYQGYYQPTDADLNILRREGLIVFDANVLLNLYRYRLSTREKLFKEIEKNNDRVWIPYHVGLEFHRNRLKVIFEQNDKSPRFREIVDENISRIEGSVGNLNLKKKHSFLDPDGLITGLKKVRDEFFEGIEKEEGRHNPVQSGAADVVLDQVGKLFEGRIGNSPESQDSLNEIYKEGEKRYAAKIPPGYEDSRKGDENDNFHFGGLEYSRKFGDLIIWKQIIDYVKSKNIKNIIFVTEDEKKDWWWFAEWGKKELIGARPELVEEICREGGASRFYLCNTARFLKLVDDASNSDEIKEAIQDVETVAAKRLAHEAAKYYSQPALFSDNYRHNRSSSFGYMERGSRSEIYDIIARHISFRFGEIIPYDKKFPMFVSTKLEEKYGYTIVSMRTTRAAVMRVREILYRAYHALMEDDFSVISIYVCVLEGLGDYTNFRSELAYLQKSLNNVGSNIIVVVGEMVSDENEQGSSPEFAERIVLSSMTGNVFD, translated from the coding sequence TTGGATGCACTATTTAGTATTGGGATGATATTAGTTGTTTCTATTTTTAGTTTTGGTCATCGTAGTGCACAAGATAGCTTTGGGTTGGGAGGATCGATATTCCTCCATGTGCCGACGGGGGATTTAATGCGGCATCTATATCAAGGATATTACCAACCAACTGACGCAGATTTGAATATCCTACGTCGAGAGGGGCTGATCGTTTTTGATGCAAATGTCTTACTGAATCTTTACCGATACAGGCTCTCTACAAGAGAGAAACTGTTTAAAGAAATAGAAAAGAACAATGATAGAGTGTGGATTCCGTATCATGTTGGATTGGAATTTCATCGAAATAGATTGAAAGTAATATTTGAGCAAAATGATAAATCACCAAGATTTAGAGAAATAGTAGATGAAAATATATCAAGAATTGAAGGTAGTGTAGGAAATTTAAATTTAAAGAAAAAACATAGTTTTCTCGACCCTGATGGGCTAATTACTGGCCTTAAAAAGGTGAGAGATGAGTTTTTTGAGGGTATTGAAAAGGAAGAGGGACGGCACAATCCTGTGCAGTCCGGTGCCGCAGACGTCGTTTTAGATCAAGTAGGAAAGTTGTTCGAGGGTCGGATCGGCAATTCACCCGAGAGCCAAGATTCACTGAATGAAATTTACAAGGAGGGAGAAAAGCGCTACGCCGCAAAAATACCACCTGGTTATGAGGACTCACGAAAAGGAGATGAAAACGATAATTTCCATTTTGGAGGCTTGGAATACAGTAGAAAATTCGGGGACCTCATTATTTGGAAGCAAATAATTGATTATGTGAAATCTAAGAACATAAAAAATATTATATTCGTGACTGAGGATGAAAAGAAAGATTGGTGGTGGTTTGCGGAATGGGGAAAAAAGGAATTAATTGGTGCTCGACCTGAGCTCGTTGAGGAGATCTGCAGGGAAGGTGGTGCATCTAGATTTTATCTCTGCAATACGGCGAGGTTCTTAAAGTTGGTAGACGATGCATCTAATTCTGACGAAATCAAAGAAGCAATACAAGATGTAGAGACAGTTGCCGCTAAACGGTTGGCTCATGAGGCGGCTAAATATTACTCTCAACCTGCATTATTTTCAGATAACTATCGCCACAATAGATCGTCGTCTTTCGGGTATATGGAAAGAGGCTCGCGTAGTGAAATTTACGATATTATTGCTCGGCACATATCATTTCGGTTTGGCGAGATCATTCCATACGACAAAAAGTTTCCAATGTTCGTTTCAACGAAATTGGAGGAAAAGTATGGGTATACCATCGTCTCTATGAGAACTACGCGTGCGGCTGTAATGCGTGTTAGGGAAATTCTTTACCGAGCTTATCATGCGTTGATGGAAGATGATTTTTCCGTCATCAGCATATATGTGTGCGTCCTAGAAGGCCTCGGGGATTACACAAATTTCCGCTCGGAGCTGGCTTATCTCCAGAAAAGCCTGAACAATGTCGGCAGCAATATAATTGTGGTGGTCGGTGAGATGGTTTCGGACGAAAACGAACAGGGAAGTAGTCCCGAATTTGCTGAGCGTATAGTTTTATCAAGCATGACTGGTAATGTTTTTGATTGA
- the moaA gene encoding GTP 3',8-cyclase MoaA, translating to MTRPLIDKYGRHVSYLRVSVTDRCDFRCTYCMAESMIFLPKSEVLTLEELDQLCSAFIARGVRKLRLTGGEPLVRRGIMDLIRDLSRHLKSGALDELTMTTNGSQLATYADDLARLGVKRLNISLDSLDHQKFAEITRRGRLEQVLSGLEAAKQAGLKIKINTVALRNFNEDEISRLVAWCGKEGFDLCLIETMPLGDIDGDRTDQYLPLTAVRERLEQEYTLVPSNHVTPGPARYVTVAETGGRLGFITPLTHNFCEGCNRVRVTCTGTLYMCLGQEDHVDLRAALRSGEAEALDRLLDEAMLLKPKGHDFVIDRKGQKPAVGRHMSMTGG from the coding sequence ATGACCAGACCGCTGATCGACAAATATGGCCGTCACGTATCCTACCTACGGGTATCGGTGACGGACCGTTGTGACTTCCGCTGCACCTATTGCATGGCCGAAAGCATGATCTTTCTGCCAAAATCCGAAGTCCTGACACTTGAGGAACTCGATCAGCTCTGTTCGGCCTTCATCGCGCGCGGAGTGCGCAAATTGCGCCTGACCGGTGGCGAACCGCTGGTGCGCCGTGGCATCATGGACCTGATCAGGGATTTGTCGCGCCATCTTAAATCCGGTGCGCTTGACGAACTGACCATGACGACGAATGGCAGCCAGCTTGCCACCTATGCCGATGATCTGGCGCGCCTTGGTGTCAAACGGCTCAACATCTCGCTTGATAGCCTTGATCATCAGAAATTCGCCGAAATCACCCGCCGCGGCCGCCTTGAACAGGTGTTAAGCGGGCTTGAAGCCGCCAAACAGGCGGGGCTCAAGATCAAGATCAACACGGTCGCCCTTCGCAATTTCAACGAAGACGAAATTTCCCGTCTTGTCGCCTGGTGTGGCAAGGAAGGCTTTGATCTTTGCCTGATTGAAACCATGCCGCTTGGCGATATCGACGGGGATCGCACCGATCAGTATCTGCCACTGACCGCTGTTCGTGAACGGCTGGAACAGGAATATACTCTGGTGCCCAGCAACCATGTCACCCCCGGCCCGGCACGCTATGTCACGGTGGCGGAAACCGGCGGGCGTCTTGGTTTCATCACGCCGCTTACCCATAATTTCTGCGAAGGCTGCAACCGCGTGCGCGTGACCTGCACCGGCACACTTTACATGTGCCTTGGGCAGGAAGACCACGTTGATCTGCGCGCAGCCCTGCGTTCGGGCGAGGCAGAAGCCCTTGACCGGCTGCTTGACGAAGCCATGCTGCTTAAACCCAAGGGGCATGATTTCGTCATCGACCGCAAAGGTCAGAAACCGGCAGTCGGCCGCCATATGAGCATGACCGGCGGCTAG
- a CDS encoding DUF3553 domain-containing protein translates to MDFLLTPGTIVRHPGQPDWGLGRIQAVDGDRIAVNFEEAGRQIIRPRHVVLEIVEAAVGYE, encoded by the coding sequence ATGGATTTCCTGCTGACCCCTGGCACCATTGTCCGCCATCCCGGTCAACCCGATTGGGGCCTCGGGCGTATTCAGGCAGTCGACGGCGACAGGATCGCGGTGAATTTCGAAGAAGCCGGGCGCCAGATCATCCGTCCGCGCCATGTCGTGCTTGAAATTGTCGAGGCTGCGGTCGGCTATGAATAG
- a CDS encoding histidine phosphotransferase family protein, which translates to MEQDRAVELILIELISSRICHDLVGPVGAVNAGAELMGEAGVADDEALALMRKSGLEAARRLQLFRLAFGRAGNSVDTKSMRDAVAQSFEAEGKVTLQWDEIGIDPAHGRLVLNMVMLAREALPFGGDIRVMRESEGRITVNAAGKRAAFRPDIENVMKNEVSPEELDPRTVHGFFLRNLAHRTGGALSVLQDDGNVALIYD; encoded by the coding sequence ATGGAACAGGACAGAGCAGTGGAACTGATCCTGATCGAGCTGATCAGCTCGCGCATTTGCCACGACCTTGTCGGGCCGGTGGGGGCTGTGAATGCCGGTGCCGAACTGATGGGGGAAGCTGGTGTTGCCGATGACGAGGCGCTTGCGCTGATGCGCAAAAGCGGGCTTGAGGCCGCGCGTCGTTTACAATTGTTCCGGCTGGCATTCGGTCGCGCGGGCAACAGTGTTGATACAAAATCGATGCGTGATGCGGTTGCCCAGAGTTTCGAGGCCGAAGGCAAGGTGACCTTGCAATGGGACGAGATTGGAATTGATCCAGCTCATGGACGGCTTGTGCTTAATATGGTGATGTTGGCCCGTGAAGCCCTGCCGTTTGGCGGGGATATCCGTGTGATGCGCGAATCCGAAGGCAGAATTACGGTTAATGCGGCGGGTAAACGGGCGGCATTCCGGCCGGATATCGAAAATGTCATGAAAAACGAAGTGTCGCCGGAAGAGCTTGATCCCCGGACCGTGCATGGCTTTTTCCTGCGAAATCTTGCGCATCGGACCGGTGGTGCGCTTTCGGTCTTGCAAGACGACGGAAATGTTGCATTGATCTATGATTAA
- a CDS encoding chemotaxis protein CheW gives MDDLLSEFLTETSESLSTLDVELVKLEQNPNDPDILSNIFRLVHTIKGTCGFLGLPRLEAVAHAGENVLGKIRDGELVVTPDAVTLVLESIDTIKYLLSELEQNETEPDGNDADLIARLNHFADTGTIMGGSAAPAAAAPLEEAPAEEVPMTDDERLQAIFDATEVDPDIQEPEPEPEKPAPAAAPPAAAKSQAVAPAKAAASEGPKAEAPRGEAKESSVAAQTIRVNVELLENLMTLVSELVLTRNQLLQMVRGKDDSEFTVPLQRLSHITTDLQEGVMKTRMQPIGNAWAKLPRIVRDLALEMNKKIDLQMIGADTELDRQVLELIKDPLTHMVRNSADHGLEDIPGRREAGKPETGTVTLNAYHEGGHIIIEISDDGRGLNIERIKAKAIANGLASESDLDGMADSQIHQFIFKAGFSTAEKVTSVSGRGVGMDVVRTNIEKIGGTVELKSVEGRGSTFIIKIPLTLAIVSALIVESGGERFAIPQISVLELVRASSNSDHSIERIHDTPVLRLRNRLLPLVTLKKILGLDDGETTVDDVDEEAFIVVTQVGTYSFGIIVDRVFDTEEIVVKPVAPILRDLSLFSGNTILGDGSVIMILDPNGIATRTGEITVGGSQGVESKARSDTGDRETTSMLVFRAGGSEIRAVPLALVARLEEIDVENIEYSNGRPLVQYRGKLMPLVFIDGSYQMKSEGRQPTLVFQDRERTMGLVVDEIVDIVDDVLNVELTADQDGLVGSAVIDGKATDLIDAGYYLELAFSDWFGHEDTGGEKKRVLLIDDSPFFRNLLTPMLSVSGFRVIAVENAEQALDLKNRGEIFDAIISDIEMPGMNGFEFAESLQNDEHWGDTPIIALSSHTSEEDFERGRQVGFSDYVAKFDRDALVSTLIQTLSAV, from the coding sequence ATGGACGATCTTTTAAGTGAATTCCTGACAGAGACTTCGGAAAGCCTGTCGACGCTTGACGTCGAACTGGTGAAACTGGAGCAAAATCCGAATGATCCGGATATTCTGTCGAATATTTTCCGCCTGGTGCACACCATTAAAGGGACTTGCGGGTTCCTTGGTTTGCCACGACTGGAAGCTGTTGCGCATGCCGGTGAAAACGTGCTCGGCAAAATTCGCGACGGTGAACTGGTCGTAACGCCGGATGCGGTGACGCTCGTTCTTGAGTCCATCGACACCATCAAATATCTGTTGAGCGAGCTTGAGCAGAACGAAACAGAACCGGACGGCAACGATGCCGATCTGATCGCGCGGCTTAACCATTTTGCCGATACCGGCACGATCATGGGAGGCAGCGCCGCACCGGCAGCAGCCGCCCCGCTCGAGGAAGCACCCGCTGAAGAAGTGCCGATGACTGACGACGAACGGTTGCAGGCGATTTTCGATGCGACCGAAGTCGATCCCGATATTCAGGAACCGGAGCCAGAGCCGGAGAAACCCGCACCGGCGGCAGCCCCGCCAGCAGCGGCGAAGTCGCAGGCCGTTGCACCGGCAAAGGCAGCAGCATCCGAGGGACCAAAGGCCGAAGCGCCACGTGGCGAGGCCAAGGAAAGTTCCGTCGCAGCCCAGACGATCCGCGTCAACGTTGAATTGCTTGAAAACCTGATGACACTGGTTTCCGAGCTTGTCCTGACCCGTAACCAGCTTCTGCAGATGGTTCGTGGCAAGGATGACAGCGAATTTACCGTTCCTTTGCAGCGTCTGTCGCACATCACTACCGACCTTCAGGAAGGTGTGATGAAGACCCGTATGCAGCCGATCGGCAATGCCTGGGCGAAGCTGCCGCGTATTGTTCGTGACCTCGCGCTCGAGATGAACAAGAAAATCGATCTGCAGATGATCGGTGCCGATACGGAACTTGACCGTCAGGTGCTTGAACTCATCAAGGATCCGCTGACCCACATGGTTCGCAACTCTGCCGACCACGGTCTGGAAGATATTCCGGGGCGCCGGGAAGCAGGCAAGCCGGAAACCGGTACTGTCACGCTGAACGCCTATCACGAAGGTGGTCACATCATCATCGAGATTTCCGATGATGGTCGCGGGCTTAATATCGAACGGATCAAGGCCAAGGCGATTGCCAACGGTCTCGCAAGCGAGAGCGATCTTGACGGTATGGCGGACTCGCAGATTCACCAGTTCATTTTCAAGGCCGGTTTCTCGACCGCCGAAAAGGTGACTTCGGTTTCGGGACGTGGCGTCGGTATGGACGTTGTCCGTACCAACATTGAAAAGATTGGTGGTACGGTCGAACTGAAATCGGTCGAAGGCCGCGGGTCGACCTTCATCATCAAGATTCCGCTGACCCTTGCCATCGTTTCGGCACTGATCGTTGAAAGTGGCGGCGAACGCTTTGCCATTCCGCAGATCAGCGTTCTGGAGCTGGTTCGTGCTTCAAGCAATTCCGATCATTCGATCGAACGTATTCACGATACGCCGGTCCTGCGCTTGCGCAACCGTCTGCTGCCACTGGTCACGCTCAAGAAAATTCTTGGCCTTGATGATGGTGAAACGACGGTCGATGACGTGGATGAAGAAGCCTTCATCGTCGTCACGCAGGTGGGTACCTATTCTTTCGGTATCATCGTTGACCGCGTGTTCGACACCGAGGAAATCGTGGTCAAGCCGGTTGCACCGATCCTGCGCGATCTGTCGCTGTTCTCGGGGAATACCATCCTTGGCGACGGCAGCGTGATCATGATCCTTGATCCGAACGGCATTGCTACCCGGACCGGCGAAATCACCGTTGGCGGTTCGCAGGGTGTCGAAAGCAAGGCGCGTTCTGATACCGGTGATCGCGAAACGACTTCCATGCTGGTCTTCCGGGCTGGCGGGTCCGAAATTCGTGCAGTGCCGCTTGCACTTGTCGCCCGTCTCGAGGAAATCGATGTCGAAAATATCGAATACTCGAACGGTCGCCCGCTGGTGCAGTATCGTGGCAAGCTGATGCCGCTGGTCTTTATCGATGGTTCCTATCAGATGAAGAGCGAAGGTCGTCAGCCGACCTTGGTATTCCAGGACCGCGAACGGACCATGGGTCTTGTGGTGGACGAGATCGTCGACATTGTCGATGACGTCCTGAACGTTGAACTGACAGCCGATCAGGATGGTCTGGTTGGTTCGGCGGTGATTGATGGCAAGGCAACCGATCTGATTGATGCCGGTTACTATCTGGAACTGGCGTTCTCGGACTGGTTCGGCCACGAGGATACTGGCGGCGAGAAGAAGCGTGTTCTTCTGATCGATGACAGCCCGTTCTTCCGCAACCTTCTTACGCCGATGTTATCGGTGTCCGGTTTCCGTGTCATTGCGGTCGAGAATGCCGAACAGGCGCTTGATCTTAAAAATCGCGGGGAAATTTTCGACGCGATCATCAGTGATATCGAAATGCCGGGCATGAACGGTTTCGAATTTGCCGAAAGCCTGCAGAATGATGAACATTGGGGCGATACCCCGATCATCGCGCTGTCTTCGCACACCAGCGAGGAAGACTTCGAACGGGGTCGTCAGGTTGGCTTTAGCGACTATGTCGCGAAATTCGATCGAGATGCGCTGGTATCGACGCTGATCCAGACGCTGAGCGCAGTGTAA
- a CDS encoding chemotaxis protein CheW, whose product MSDKKALVPSKEQSTALDLGGATKDFVTAYIGKQLFGIPVLTVQDVLGPQRITRIPLAPPEVAGSLNLRGRIVTAIDVRKRLGLREREDDVPGMSIVVDQGGELYSLMVDQVGEVLSVPQKAFEQNPATLDPRWREFSDGIFRLDKKLLVILDVTRLLDFTVSVKQAG is encoded by the coding sequence ATGAGCGATAAAAAGGCACTCGTCCCGAGCAAAGAACAGAGCACGGCCCTTGACCTTGGCGGGGCAACGAAGGATTTCGTTACCGCCTATATCGGCAAGCAGTTGTTCGGTATTCCGGTTCTGACGGTTCAGGATGTTCTTGGTCCGCAGCGTATCACCCGCATTCCGCTGGCTCCGCCAGAGGTGGCAGGGTCGCTGAACCTGCGCGGTCGTATCGTGACGGCAATCGATGTTCGCAAACGTCTTGGTCTTCGTGAACGCGAAGATGATGTACCGGGCATGAGCATTGTGGTCGATCAGGGTGGCGAACTTTACAGCCTGATGGTCGATCAGGTTGGCGAGGTTCTGAGCGTTCCGCAAAAGGCATTCGAACAGAATCCGGCGACGCTTGATCCGCGCTGGCGCGAATTTTCCGATGGCATTTTCCGCCTCGACAAGAAGCTTCTTGTCATTCTGGACGTAACCCGTCTGCTTGATTTTACCGTTTCGGTAAAACAGGCGGGCTAG
- a CDS encoding PleD family two-component system response regulator, with protein MKSCLVVDDSKVIRMVARRILEEMGFAVIEAVDGQEAIDRCLEAMPDAVLLDWNMPVKSGIDFLRELRAAPGGDEPVVVFCTTENDLEHIQEAITAGANEYIMKPFDSEIIQAKFEQVGLI; from the coding sequence ATGAAGAGTTGTCTCGTCGTCGATGATTCGAAAGTCATCAGAATGGTGGCACGCCGTATCCTTGAAGAAATGGGATTTGCGGTCATTGAGGCTGTGGATGGGCAGGAGGCAATTGATCGATGCCTTGAAGCCATGCCAGACGCGGTGTTGCTTGATTGGAACATGCCGGTGAAAAGCGGGATTGATTTCCTGCGGGAACTGCGCGCAGCACCTGGTGGCGATGAGCCCGTCGTCGTGTTCTGCACCACAGAAAACGATCTCGAGCACATTCAGGAGGCCATTACGGCCGGTGCGAACGAGTATATTATGAAGCCGTTCGACAGCGAGATCATCCAGGCAAAATTTGAGCAGGTGGGTCTGATTTAA
- a CDS encoding chemotaxis protein CheB: MEDTPIHPPYKVLIVDDSAIVRGLVTRMLQEDDDIEVVGSVANGEDALVVMRKEIGIEAVVLDIEMPVMDGLTALPKLLEIDPTVRVIMASTLTKRNADISFQAMTLGAVDYIPKPSSAKDLNVGEGFRAELLDKVKAWAEQRRKMLGAEQGRYEDQAENVVPVPENPDAAPEHDVPPASDEDDHGNAKPDGTDAPAPFRAELSVEHQTLHKPGRVQRKRFTAELRPRPTHQPGRHGPMSTRPIPQPQHQPPQHPQPAPANTDAKAAGAAALTRDAAPSAAATQPRDPGRLIREAAIAAGDTKAVNAGIKPSRPAGSTIVSSGATARNAPVKPAPQRAAPAARSPAAAAAARAKAPAGAAAPAPARRAMTTGQISLLPEKRINVEVIAIGSSTGGPQALFEVLRGLAGVRQPIFITQHMPATFTTILAEHITRLTGLKCQEGQTGMPIQGGQVYLAPGDYHMVVEGRGNSRKIVLNQNPPENFCRPSVDPMLRSLVESYGGNILTAILTGMGQDGMLGGRAVVGAGGMVVAQDEQTSVVWGMPGAAAHAGICSAVLPVGGIAAYIKKFAGGR; this comes from the coding sequence GTGGAAGACACGCCAATCCATCCGCCCTATAAAGTCCTGATTGTCGACGATTCCGCAATCGTGCGTGGTCTGGTAACCCGTATGTTGCAGGAAGACGACGATATCGAGGTCGTCGGTTCCGTCGCCAATGGCGAGGATGCCCTTGTGGTTATGCGCAAGGAAATCGGGATCGAGGCTGTTGTTCTTGATATCGAAATGCCGGTCATGGATGGCCTGACGGCATTACCCAAACTTCTTGAAATTGATCCGACGGTCCGGGTGATCATGGCATCAACCCTGACCAAGCGAAATGCCGATATCAGTTTCCAGGCGATGACGCTTGGTGCGGTGGACTACATTCCCAAGCCCTCATCGGCCAAGGACCTTAATGTTGGCGAAGGCTTCCGGGCCGAGCTGCTGGACAAGGTCAAGGCATGGGCCGAACAGCGTCGCAAGATGCTTGGCGCTGAGCAGGGCCGTTACGAGGATCAGGCCGAGAATGTCGTGCCGGTTCCCGAAAACCCGGATGCCGCGCCGGAACACGATGTTCCACCAGCCAGCGATGAAGATGATCATGGCAATGCAAAGCCGGATGGGACGGATGCCCCTGCGCCGTTCCGGGCCGAGCTTTCGGTCGAACATCAGACTTTGCATAAACCGGGACGGGTACAGCGAAAGCGTTTCACCGCCGAACTGCGCCCGCGACCGACGCATCAGCCCGGTCGTCACGGACCGATGTCGACCCGCCCGATACCCCAGCCACAGCATCAGCCGCCGCAACATCCGCAACCGGCTCCAGCAAATACCGATGCCAAGGCTGCCGGTGCAGCGGCTTTGACGCGTGATGCTGCCCCGTCTGCAGCCGCGACGCAGCCGCGTGATCCGGGTCGGCTGATCCGTGAGGCAGCCATTGCTGCAGGCGATACCAAGGCCGTTAATGCTGGTATCAAGCCATCTCGTCCGGCAGGCAGCACCATTGTTTCCAGCGGGGCGACCGCACGTAATGCACCGGTTAAACCGGCTCCCCAGCGTGCCGCTCCGGCCGCACGCAGTCCAGCAGCTGCGGCTGCTGCGCGTGCCAAGGCACCTGCCGGTGCCGCGGCACCCGCGCCAGCACGACGCGCGATGACAACGGGGCAGATCAGTCTTCTTCCGGAAAAACGCATCAATGTCGAAGTGATTGCGATCGGCAGTTCGACCGGTGGTCCGCAGGCTTTGTTTGAAGTGCTACGCGGGCTTGCCGGTGTGCGGCAACCGATTTTCATCACCCAGCATATGCCTGCGACCTTTACCACAATCCTTGCAGAACACATCACGCGTCTGACGGGGCTTAAATGCCAAGAAGGCCAGACCGGCATGCCAATTCAGGGTGGGCAGGTTTACCTTGCCCCTGGGGATTACCACATGGTGGTAGAGGGCCGCGGTAACAGCAGGAAAATTGTTCTGAACCAGAACCCGCCTGAAAATTTCTGTCGTCCGTCGGTTGACCCGATGCTGCGCAGCCTTGTTGAAAGCTATGGTGGTAATATACTGACGGCTATCCTTACAGGTATGGGGCAGGATGGTATGTTGGGCGGGCGTGCTGTTGTGGGTGCCGGGGGAATGGTTGTTGCGCAGGACGAGCAGACAAGCGTTGTGTGGGGAATGCCGGGTGCCGCAGCGCATGCAGGCATTTGTTCAGCGGTTCTCCCCGTGGGTGGCATCGCGGCCTATATCAAAAAATTTGCAGGGGGTCGTTAA